In Fusarium oxysporum Fo47 chromosome VII, complete sequence, the following proteins share a genomic window:
- a CDS encoding Bacillolysin has protein sequence MDTLSREQPTTLGDPEVPTAQLPIVRSSFVPPGILEHVAQSELGDDKARESARATLRSDAKIREQRAALVGPAATDQPHDPAAVALTLRRAIYDGKKRPALPGKVARKEGDGRTFDRQVDNVFDGVGITVAFFYKVFGRNAINDNGGTPLVTVHHDPEKENPLGYNNAFWDGAQCAFGDGDGIIFDYFADSLDVIAHELTHAITQYTAALPYAKQAGGLNESISDVFAALVEQWQFNQTAADADWLTGQNLFPVAFKGAALRNLAKPGTAFNDPILGPDRQISHFSQYNDSLDVHVTSGIPNRAFYLIAVGFGGYAWLTAGKIWYKTLTDPKIRDFGEGITFANWAQVTVDQARSLFGGPASIIVHNAWVSVGVL, from the coding sequence ATGGATACCCTTAGTCGTGAACAGCCCACTACTCTTGGCGATCCCGAAGTTCCGACAGCACAACTACCAATTGTAAGATCAAGCTTTGTCCCACCTGGCATTCTCGAGCATGTCGCCCAGAGTGAATTAGGAGACGACAAGGCTCGAGAGAGTGCAAGAGCAACGTTGAGGTCAGATGCTAAGATTCGCGAACAGAGAGCTGCTCTCGTTGGCCCGGCCGCGACGGACCAGCCTCATGACCCTGCAGCTGTTGCTCTAACGCTGAGGCGCGCCATTTACGATGGAAAGAAACGTCCCGCTCTTCCTGGTAAAGTTGCTCGCAAGGAAGGTGATGGACGCACATTTGACAGACAAGTTGATAACGTCTTTGACGGCGTCGGCATTACGGTCGCGTTCTTTTACAAAGTATTTGGTCGCAACGCCATCAACGATAATGGCGGCACTCCCCTTGTCACAGTTCACCACGACCCGGAGAAGGAGAATCCCCTTGGGTACAACAACGCCTTCTGGGACGGCGCCCAGTGTGCTTTCGGAGACGGTGATGGTATCATCTTTGACTATTTTGCAGATTCCCTGGATGTTATCGCCCACGAGCTGACTCATGCTATTACCCAATACACCGCTGCTCTCCCATACGCGAAGCAAGCCGGAGGCCTGAACGAGTCCATCTCCGATGTTTTTGCCGCACTGGTTGAGCAGTGGCAATTCAATCAGACCGCGGCAGATGCTGATTGGCTCACTGGTCAGAACCTGTTCCCTGTTGCCTTTAAAGGTGCAGCTCTCCGCAACCTTGCAAAGCCGGGGACCGCCTTCAACGATCCGATCCTTGGTCCAGACCGTCAGATCTCCCATTTTAGCCAGTACAATGATAGCCTGGATGTTCACGTTACTTCGGGTATCCCCAATCGCGCATTCTACTTGATTGCTGTTGGTTTCGGTGGGTATGCCTGGCTGACAGCAGGAAAAATTTGGTACAAGACTTTGACGGACCCGAAAATCAGGGATTTTGGCGAAGGTATTACTTTTGCAAATTGGGCTCAAGTGACGGTTGATCAGGCTCGCAGTCTGTTCGGCGGTCCTGCATCGATTATTGTCCACAATGCTTGGGTCTCTGTTGGTGTGCTCTGA
- a CDS encoding FAD-binding monooxygenase — SFSIKSVSFYRHSKAGAHPQAAGINFRTSEIFCQLGLEDFTLEQSGKEFDFNAGMLIVEKLVGGKVIKHLQEHDPEHVKNFTPSNWVWISQRMFEPILSQNAERLNSEQRHGHQVLLYEEQKDHVVVVVVKDLNIGDVKKYKTPYVVACDGNRSPTRQKEGISWDGPGILRNSLRVSFKSDLSPFIGKRMGHGVVYVANKDIGGSFRLENEGKQGIMMVNNVGSKTSFEPGSVTVDDAEQYFYQLSGLTPDQVDPEITIAAYNAGRFESKGGRVFLAEDSAHTMPPTGGLGGNTGIADAHNFALKLAYVLSGKASHSLLASYNIERQPIDEFTV; from the exons AGCTTTAGCATTAAATCGGTCTCGTTTTATCGTCACTCTAAAGCCGGAGCTCACCCCCAAGCTGCAGGCATCAACTTTCGAACAAGCGAGATCTTTTGCCAATTGGGCTTAGAAGACTTTACTCTAGAGCAGAGCGGTAAAGAGTTTGATTTCAATGCCGGTATGCTTATTGTCGAAAAGCTTGTGGGTGGCAAAGTTATAAaacatcttcaagaacatgaTCCAGAACATGTCAAGAACTTTACTCCTTCCAACTGGGTATGGATATCGCAACGAATGTTTGAGCCCATTTTAAGCCAGAATGCCGAAAGGTTGAACAGCGAACAGCGCCATGGCCACCAGGTTCTGCTCTATGAGGAACAGAAGGatcatgttgttgttgttgtcgtcaAGGATCTGAACATTGGCGATGTCAAAAAGTACAAGACACCATATGTGGTTGCATGTGATGGCAACCGCAGCCCGACCCGTCAAAAGGAGGGTATCAGCTGGGATGGGCCAGGTATTCTTCGAAACAGTCTTCGCGTCAGCTTCAAATCAGACCTGAGCCCTTTCATCGGCAAGAGAATGGGTCACGGAGTTGTCTACGTGGCAAACAAAGACATCGGTGGAAGCTTTCGATTAGAAAATGAAGGAAAACAGGGCATTATGATGGTCAACAATGTTGGATCTAAGACCAGCTTCGAGCCCGGATCCGTAACAGTGGACGACGCCGAACAATACTTTTATCAATTGTCCGGCTTGACTCCTGACCAGGTAGATCCTGAGATC ACCATTGCGGCGTACAATGCTGGTCGCTTCGAGAGCAAGGGCGGTCGAGTTTTCCTTGCTGAAGACTCTGCCCATACTATGCCGCCGACTGGAGGCTTGGGTGGAAATACCGGAATAGCT GATGCTCATAACTTTGCATTGAAGTTGGCATACGTCTTGTCCGGGAAGGCGTCGCATTCACTGCTTGCATCGTACAACATTGAGCGACAACCCATTGATGAATTCACCGTT